Proteins encoded in a region of the Salipiger sp. CCB-MM3 genome:
- a CDS encoding isovaleryl-CoA dehydrogenase: MFNAVMTYDLGEDVNALREMVHRWAQERVKPMAAQVDRDNAFPNELWREMGELGLLGITVPEEFGGAGMGYLAHVVAVEEIARASASVSLSYGAHSNLCVNQIKLNGSPQQKAKYLPGLISGEHVGALAMSEPNAGSDVVSMKLRAEKKNDRFVLNGNKYWITNGPDADTLVVYAKTDPDAGSKGITAFLIEKSMTGFSTSPHFDKLGMRGSNTAELIFDDVEVPFENILGEEGKGVRVLMSGLDYERVVLAGIGTGIMAACLDEVMPYMVERKQFGQPIGNFQLMQGKIADMYTAMNSARAYVYEVAKACDRGDVTRQDAAACCLYASEQAMVQAHQAVQAMGGAGFLADAPVARLFRDAKLMEIGAGTSEIRRMLVGRELMNAMS, translated from the coding sequence ATGTTCAACGCGGTCATGACCTACGATCTGGGTGAAGACGTGAACGCTCTGCGCGAGATGGTGCATCGCTGGGCGCAGGAACGCGTCAAGCCGATGGCGGCGCAGGTCGACCGGGACAATGCGTTCCCGAATGAGCTGTGGCGCGAGATGGGCGAGCTGGGCCTCTTGGGCATCACCGTGCCCGAAGAGTTCGGCGGGGCGGGCATGGGCTATCTGGCGCATGTGGTCGCTGTCGAAGAGATCGCCCGCGCCTCGGCCTCGGTCTCGCTGTCCTACGGCGCGCATTCCAACCTCTGCGTCAATCAGATCAAGCTGAACGGCTCGCCGCAGCAAAAGGCGAAATACTTGCCCGGACTGATCTCGGGCGAGCATGTCGGCGCGCTTGCCATGTCCGAGCCGAACGCTGGGTCTGACGTGGTCAGCATGAAGCTGCGCGCCGAAAAGAAGAACGACCGCTTCGTGCTGAATGGCAACAAATACTGGATCACCAACGGGCCTGACGCCGACACGCTGGTGGTCTACGCCAAGACCGACCCCGACGCGGGCAGCAAGGGCATCACCGCCTTCCTGATCGAGAAGAGCATGACCGGCTTTTCGACCTCGCCACATTTCGACAAGCTTGGGATGCGCGGCTCGAACACCGCCGAGTTGATCTTCGATGATGTGGAGGTGCCTTTCGAGAACATCCTCGGCGAAGAGGGCAAGGGCGTGCGCGTGCTGATGTCGGGCCTCGACTACGAGCGTGTGGTGCTCGCGGGCATCGGCACCGGCATCATGGCCGCCTGCCTCGACGAGGTCATGCCCTATATGGTCGAGCGCAAGCAGTTCGGCCAACCCATCGGGAACTTCCAGCTCATGCAGGGCAAGATCGCCGATATGTACACCGCGATGAATTCGGCCCGCGCCTATGTCTATGAGGTCGCCAAGGCCTGCGATCGTGGCGACGTCACCCGTCAGGATGCGGCGGCGTGCTGTCTCTACGCCTCCGAGCAGGCGATGGTGCAGGCGCATCAGGCGGTGCAGGCGATGGGCGGCGCGGGCTTTTTGGCCGACGCCCCGGTGGCGCGGCTCTTCCGCGATGCCAAGCTGATGGAGATCGGCGCGGGCACCTCCGAGATCCGCCGCATGCTTGTGGGCCGCGAGTTGATGAACGCGATGAGCTGA
- a CDS encoding pyridoxamine 5'-phosphate oxidase family protein has translation MPKDHITDLKADFWKNMKNVRAGLLAADGERPVPMSPNADPEENAIWFITAKGSAADRAAKSGGEASFHVADPKSHLYANIFGTLTISDDEEKLDEIWSVVAGAWFKNGREDDSVRLVKMTPKDGEVWVSNGGASFLYEIAKSQMSDDTPDVGEHGRVVFS, from the coding sequence ATGCCCAAGGATCATATCACCGACCTGAAAGCCGACTTCTGGAAAAACATGAAGAACGTGCGCGCGGGCCTGCTGGCCGCCGACGGCGAGCGCCCGGTGCCCATGTCGCCGAACGCCGATCCCGAGGAAAACGCCATCTGGTTCATCACCGCCAAAGGCTCGGCTGCGGATCGTGCCGCCAAGAGCGGCGGCGAGGCCTCCTTCCATGTGGCCGACCCCAAATCGCACCTCTACGCCAATATCTTCGGCACGCTCACCATCTCGGACGACGAAGAGAAGCTCGACGAAATCTGGAGCGTCGTCGCCGGTGCGTGGTTCAAAAACGGCCGCGAGGACGACTCGGTGCGTCTGGTCAAGATGACGCCGAAGGACGGCGAGGTCTGGGTCAGCAATGGCGGCGCGAGCTTCCTTTACGAGATCGCCAAGTCGCAAATGTCGGATGACACGCCCGACGTAGGCGAGCATGGCCGGGTGGTCTTCTCGTAA
- a CDS encoding CreA family protein: MKRALLTLLCLLPSMAAAEQVGEVGVDWVGNDIEIEAVADPKVKGVTCHIAYFDRGMFDRLSKGNWFEDPSNASIACRQTGPIEIGDIDRDKDGEDVFRTSRSIILKSLRVKRIYDEKNQTLIYLAHAAELTDGSAKLAISTVPLYGTEVTWLDE, translated from the coding sequence ATGAAACGCGCCCTTCTCACCCTCTTGTGCCTGCTGCCCTCTATGGCGGCTGCTGAACAGGTCGGCGAGGTGGGCGTGGACTGGGTCGGCAACGACATCGAGATCGAAGCCGTTGCCGACCCGAAAGTGAAAGGCGTCACCTGCCACATCGCCTATTTCGACCGCGGCATGTTCGACCGTCTGTCGAAGGGCAATTGGTTCGAAGACCCGTCGAACGCCTCGATCGCCTGCCGCCAGACCGGCCCGATCGAGATCGGCGACATCGACCGCGACAAGGATGGCGAGGACGTGTTCCGCACCTCGCGCTCGATCATCCTCAAATCGCTGCGGGTGAAACGCATCTACGACGAGAAGAACCAGACACTGATCTACCTCGCCCATGCCGCCGAACTGACCGACGGGTCGGCCAAGCTGGCGATTTCCACCGTGCCGCTTTACGGCACCGAGGTCACATGGCTGGACGAGTGA
- a CDS encoding FAD-dependent monooxygenase: protein MPAKSVTIIGGGIGGFAAALALRQRGCDVRVLEQAEAISEVGAGLQISPNGLRVLEALGVGEALRAGACRGTAVSLRDHRAGREVLRLDLTRLPEGQSYHFVHRADLIALLSQAAREAGVQVRLLQKVAAVRPGAPVRIEMANGDSCSADLVIGADGLHSVVRSALNGVVAPFFTGQVAWRAVVPNLCGHPPEARVHMGPGRHVVSYPLRGGEKVNLVAVEERRKWTEEGWSQHDDAANLRAAFAGFGGDVAKLLAAVERPGLWGLFRHPVARHWHGQGVAILGDAAHPTLPFMAQGANMALEDAWALAACLTSGTDMDAALSRYQELRRERCVKIVEAANGNAWKYHLSNPLIRGVAHMGMGMLGRLAPAKMLGQFDWIYGYDVTKAV from the coding sequence GTGCCAGCTAAGTCAGTGACGATCATCGGTGGAGGGATCGGCGGGTTCGCTGCGGCGCTGGCGCTGCGCCAGCGCGGCTGCGATGTGCGGGTGCTGGAGCAGGCCGAGGCGATTTCCGAAGTGGGCGCGGGGCTGCAGATCAGCCCCAACGGGCTGCGCGTGCTCGAGGCGCTGGGTGTGGGCGAGGCGCTGCGCGCCGGCGCCTGCCGGGGCACCGCCGTGTCGCTGCGCGATCACCGCGCCGGGCGCGAGGTGCTGCGGCTCGATCTGACCCGGCTGCCCGAGGGGCAGAGCTATCACTTCGTGCATCGTGCCGATCTTATCGCGCTGTTGTCGCAGGCGGCGCGCGAGGCTGGGGTGCAGGTCCGTCTGTTGCAGAAGGTGGCCGCCGTGCGGCCCGGCGCGCCGGTGCGCATCGAGATGGCCAATGGAGATTCCTGTTCGGCTGATCTGGTGATCGGTGCCGACGGTTTGCATTCGGTGGTGCGCAGCGCGCTCAACGGGGTCGTGGCGCCCTTCTTTACCGGGCAGGTGGCGTGGCGCGCGGTGGTGCCGAACCTTTGCGGCCACCCGCCCGAGGCGCGGGTGCACATGGGGCCGGGGCGGCATGTTGTCAGCTATCCGCTGCGCGGCGGCGAGAAGGTCAATCTGGTAGCGGTTGAAGAGCGCCGGAAGTGGACCGAAGAGGGGTGGTCGCAGCATGACGATGCCGCGAACCTGCGCGCCGCCTTTGCTGGCTTCGGGGGCGATGTGGCAAAGCTTCTTGCCGCGGTCGAGCGTCCGGGGCTCTGGGGTCTCTTCCGCCATCCGGTCGCGCGGCATTGGCATGGGCAGGGCGTTGCGATCCTCGGCGACGCGGCGCATCCGACACTGCCGTTCATGGCGCAGGGGGCGAATATGGCGCTCGAGGATGCATGGGCGCTGGCCGCCTGTCTAACCTCCGGCACCGATATGGACGCGGCGCTGTCCCGCTATCAGGAGCTGCGGCGCGAACGCTGCGTCAAGATCGTCGAGGCGGCCAATGGCAACGCATGGAAATACCATCTGAGCAACCCGCTGATCCGCGGCGTTGCGCATATGGGGATGGGGATGCTGGGACGGCTCGCGCCTGCAAAGATGCTGGGCCAGTTCGATTGGATCTACGGCTACGACGTGACCAAGGCGGTCTGA
- the dksA gene encoding RNA polymerase-binding protein DksA produces the protein MKPETFLPDDYRPAEDEPFMNERQTEYFRRKLLAWKNDILAESRDTIEALQEATRNIPDVTDRASEETDRALELRTRDRQRKLVAKIDAALRRLDEGEYGYCDVTGEPISLKRLDARPIATMSLEAQERHERREKVHRDD, from the coding sequence ATGAAGCCCGAGACTTTTCTGCCCGACGATTACCGTCCGGCTGAAGACGAACCTTTCATGAACGAGCGTCAGACGGAGTATTTCCGCCGTAAGCTGCTCGCATGGAAAAATGACATTCTCGCCGAAAGCCGCGATACGATCGAAGCGCTGCAGGAAGCCACGCGGAACATTCCCGACGTGACCGATCGCGCCAGCGAAGAGACCGATCGCGCGCTGGAACTGCGTACGCGGGACCGTCAGCGCAAGCTGGTGGCCAAGATCGATGCGGCGCTGCGCCGCCTCGACGAGGGCGAGTATGGCTATTGCGATGTGACCGGCGAGCCGATCAGCCTGAAGCGGCTGGACGCACGCCCGATCGCGACCATGAGCCTCGAGGCGCAAGAGCGTCACGAGCGCCGCGAGAAGGTCCACCGCGACGACTAA
- a CDS encoding AAA family ATPase has protein sequence MNFQGTEAYVATEDLTMAVNAAITLERPLLVKGEPGTGKTELARQVASALNLPMIEWSIKSTTRAQQGLYEYDAVSRLRDSQLGDERVHDVGNYIRRGKLWQAFEAAGKVVLLIDEIDKADIEFPNDLLQELDRMEFHVYETGETVQARQRPIVIITSNNEKELPDAFLRRCFFHYIRFPDDDTLRRIVEVHHPGIKPALLTEALSQFYQLREQPGLKKKPSTSEVLDWLKLLLAEDLDDADLRAGSTDALPKLHGALLKNEQDVHLFERLAFMARGRR, from the coding sequence CTGAATTTCCAAGGCACCGAGGCCTATGTGGCCACCGAGGATCTGACCATGGCGGTCAATGCGGCGATCACGCTCGAACGGCCGCTGCTGGTGAAAGGCGAGCCCGGCACCGGCAAGACCGAACTGGCCCGGCAGGTGGCGAGCGCGCTGAACCTGCCGATGATCGAATGGAGCATCAAATCCACCACGCGCGCGCAGCAGGGGCTTTACGAGTACGATGCGGTCAGCCGCCTGCGCGACAGCCAGCTTGGCGACGAAAGGGTGCATGACGTCGGCAATTACATTCGGCGCGGCAAGCTCTGGCAGGCCTTCGAGGCCGCGGGAAAGGTGGTGCTGTTGATCGACGAGATCGACAAGGCCGACATCGAGTTCCCGAACGATCTGCTGCAGGAACTCGACCGCATGGAGTTCCACGTCTACGAGACCGGCGAGACCGTGCAGGCGCGTCAGCGCCCGATCGTCATCATCACCTCGAACAACGAGAAGGAACTGCCCGACGCCTTCCTGCGCCGCTGTTTCTTTCACTACATCCGCTTTCCCGATGACGACACGCTGCGCCGCATCGTCGAGGTCCACCACCCCGGCATCAAGCCGGCGCTGCTGACCGAGGCGCTGAGCCAGTTCTACCAGTTGCGCGAGCAGCCGGGCCTGAAGAAGAAGCCCTCCACCTCCGAGGTGCTGGACTGGCTGAAGCTGCTGCTGGCCGAGGATCTGGACGACGCCGATCTGCGCGCGGGCAGCACCGATGCGCTGCCCAAACTGCACGGCGCGCTGCTGAAGAACGAGCAAGACGTGCATCTCTTCGAGCGGCTCGCCTTCATGGCGAGAGGCCGCCGCTAA
- a CDS encoding DEAD/DEAH box helicase, with translation MTKFTDLNLNPKVLKAIEEAGYETPTPIQAGAIPPALAGRDVLGIAQTGTGKTASFTLPMITLLARGRARARMPRSLVLCPTRELAAQVAENFDTYTKHLKLTKALLIGGVSFKEQEQLIDKGVDVLIATPGRLLDHFERGKLLLTGVQIMVVDEADRMLDMGFIPDIERIFSLTPFTRQTLFFSATMAPEIERITNTFLSGPERIEVARQATASETIEQGAVFFKASRKDREGSEKRAVLRALIDKEGDACTNAIIFCNRKVDVDIVAKSLKKYGYNAAPIHGDLDQSQRMRTLDGFRDGSIRLLIASDVAARGLDVPSVSHVFNFDVPGHAEDYVHRIGRTGRAGREGKAFTIVVPKDEKNFEDVEALIQKEIPRIDPPLKGKRAADAPEASDEAEKPARRSRSRSRKSDNKPEKQTPVEAVDTAAEAPVETQAEQPAAKPEKAPRNEKPTERSGDRSSDRGNDKSRGRGRRGERENTVVGMGDHMPEFIALSFEQRRAS, from the coding sequence ATGACCAAGTTTACTGATCTTAACCTGAACCCCAAGGTGCTGAAGGCCATTGAAGAGGCGGGCTACGAGACGCCCACCCCGATTCAGGCTGGCGCCATTCCTCCCGCGCTTGCGGGCCGCGACGTGCTGGGCATCGCCCAGACCGGCACCGGCAAGACTGCGTCCTTCACGCTGCCTATGATCACGCTGCTGGCGCGTGGCCGGGCCCGTGCCCGCATGCCGCGCAGCCTCGTGCTCTGCCCGACGCGGGAACTGGCCGCGCAGGTCGCCGAGAACTTCGACACCTACACCAAGCACCTGAAGCTGACCAAGGCGCTGCTGATCGGCGGCGTCTCGTTCAAGGAGCAGGAACAGCTGATCGACAAGGGCGTGGACGTGCTGATCGCCACCCCTGGCCGCCTGCTCGACCATTTCGAGCGCGGCAAGCTGCTGCTCACCGGCGTGCAGATCATGGTGGTCGACGAGGCCGATCGGATGCTCGACATGGGCTTCATCCCCGACATCGAGCGCATCTTCTCGCTGACGCCCTTCACCCGACAGACGCTGTTCTTCTCGGCCACCATGGCGCCCGAGATCGAGCGTATCACCAATACCTTCCTTTCGGGCCCCGAGCGCATCGAAGTGGCCCGTCAGGCCACCGCCTCGGAGACCATCGAACAGGGCGCGGTGTTCTTCAAAGCCTCCCGCAAGGATCGCGAAGGGTCGGAAAAGCGCGCCGTGCTGCGCGCGCTGATCGACAAGGAAGGCGACGCCTGCACCAATGCGATCATCTTTTGCAACCGCAAGGTCGACGTGGATATCGTCGCCAAGTCGCTGAAGAAATACGGCTATAACGCCGCGCCGATCCACGGCGATCTGGACCAGTCGCAGCGCATGCGCACGCTGGACGGCTTCCGCGACGGTTCGATCCGCCTGCTCATCGCCTCCGACGTCGCCGCCCGCGGCCTCGACGTCCCTTCGGTGAGCCATGTGTTCAACTTCGACGTTCCCGGCCACGCCGAGGACTATGTGCACCGCATCGGCCGCACCGGTCGCGCCGGTCGCGAGGGCAAGGCCTTCACCATCGTCGTGCCGAAGGACGAAAAGAACTTCGAGGATGTCGAGGCGCTGATCCAGAAGGAAATCCCGCGTATCGATCCGCCGCTGAAAGGCAAGCGCGCCGCCGATGCCCCCGAGGCGAGTGACGAGGCCGAAAAGCCTGCACGCCGCAGCCGCTCGCGCAGCCGCAAGTCCGACAATAAGCCTGAAAAACAGACCCCGGTCGAAGCGGTGGACACCGCCGCCGAAGCGCCGGTCGAGACGCAGGCCGAACAGCCCGCGGCAAAGCCCGAAAAGGCGCCGCGCAACGAGAAGCCCACTGAGCGCTCCGGAGACCGCTCCAGCGATCGCGGCAACGACAAGTCGCGCGGTCGCGGCCGTCGCGGCGAGCGTGAGAACACGGTGGTCGGCATGGGCGATCACATGCCCGAGTTCATCGCCCTCAGCTTCGAGCAGCGCCGCGCCAGCTGA
- a CDS encoding OsmC family protein, translated as MINKSGSANWQGGLKDGTGTVSTESGVLDKQNYGFNKRFGDEAGTNPEELIAAAHASCFSMALSNILGDYDLKAEDISTVATVTLEQGDGGFTVTKSHLKLTAVIPGASEETFMEAANKAKAGCPISKLLNAEITMDASLA; from the coding sequence ATGATCAACAAGAGCGGATCCGCGAACTGGCAAGGTGGCCTGAAAGACGGCACCGGCACCGTCTCGACCGAGTCCGGCGTGCTGGACAAGCAGAACTACGGGTTCAACAAGCGTTTCGGCGACGAGGCGGGCACCAACCCCGAGGAGCTGATCGCCGCCGCCCACGCCAGCTGTTTTTCCATGGCGCTGAGCAACATCCTTGGTGACTACGATCTCAAGGCCGAGGACATCAGCACCGTCGCCACGGTGACGCTGGAGCAGGGGGACGGCGGCTTTACCGTGACCAAGAGCCACCTGAAGCTGACCGCCGTGATCCCCGGCGCGAGCGAAGAGACCTTCATGGAGGCGGCGAACAAGGCCAAGGCGGGCTGCCCGATCTCCAAGCTGCTCAATGCCGAGATCACCATGGATGCTTCGCTGGCCTGA
- a CDS encoding SelT/SelW/SelH family protein, with protein MPEPSKPQVSITYCTGCNWLLRAGWMAQELLQTFGEDLGGVTLVPGYGGVYEVSVDGTLLWERKRDGGFPEPKVLKQRLRDVIAPERDLGYSDRGS; from the coding sequence ATGCCCGAGCCATCGAAACCGCAGGTGTCGATCACCTATTGCACCGGCTGCAACTGGCTGCTGCGCGCGGGCTGGATGGCGCAGGAACTGCTGCAGACCTTCGGCGAGGATCTTGGCGGTGTGACGCTGGTGCCCGGGTACGGCGGGGTCTACGAGGTCTCGGTGGACGGCACGCTGCTCTGGGAGCGCAAGCGCGATGGTGGCTTCCCCGAGCCCAAGGTGCTCAAGCAGCGGCTGCGCGACGTGATCGCGCCCGAGCGCGATCTTGGCTATTCCGACCGTGGGTCATGA
- a CDS encoding Lrp/AsnC family transcriptional regulator, with translation MAIDETDRKILLELQEDAGRSLDEIARAVGSSKTPVWNRIRKMREAGIIGPQVVIPDPEKLGFEACFFVLIRTSEHEADWQAKFLKALRERPEVMEAHRLAGEIDYILKVRVKNARAYDVFYQALISEVKVYNVTALLSMEEIKNTNALPL, from the coding sequence ATGGCGATCGACGAGACCGACCGGAAAATTCTTCTGGAACTGCAGGAGGACGCGGGCCGTTCGCTGGACGAAATTGCCCGCGCCGTGGGCTCTTCCAAGACCCCGGTGTGGAATCGCATCCGCAAAATGCGCGAGGCCGGGATCATCGGCCCGCAGGTGGTGATCCCCGATCCCGAGAAGCTGGGGTTCGAGGCCTGTTTCTTCGTGCTGATCCGCACCTCGGAGCATGAGGCCGACTGGCAGGCGAAATTCCTCAAAGCCCTGCGCGAGCGGCCCGAGGTGATGGAGGCGCATCGCCTCGCGGGGGAGATCGACTATATCCTCAAGGTGCGGGTGAAGAACGCCCGCGCCTATGATGTCTTCTATCAGGCGCTGATCTCGGAGGTGAAGGTCTACAACGTGACCGCGCTGCTCTCGATGGAAGAGATCAAGAACACCAACGCGCTGCCGCTCTGA
- a CDS encoding DUF2849 domain-containing protein, with translation MPKPFTPKVITANALIEGDVIYLAADDSWVRDLAEAEVITDEAIAQVRLLDAQARASETVGVYLADVKPGAGGPEPTHFREDFRRTGPSNYFHGKQAEADA, from the coding sequence ATGCCGAAGCCCTTCACGCCCAAGGTTATCACCGCCAACGCGCTGATCGAAGGCGACGTGATCTATCTCGCAGCCGATGACAGCTGGGTGCGCGATCTCGCCGAGGCCGAGGTGATCACCGATGAGGCCATCGCGCAGGTCCGCCTTCTGGACGCGCAGGCGCGCGCCTCGGAGACGGTTGGCGTCTACCTCGCCGACGTCAAGCCGGGCGCGGGTGGGCCCGAGCCGACGCACTTCCGCGAGGATTTCCGCCGCACCGGCCCCTCGAACTATTTCCACGGCAAGCAGGCCGAAGCCGACGCCTGA
- a CDS encoding nitrite/sulfite reductase has translation MYRYTEFDTAFIQERNRQFRGQVERRIAGNLTEDEFKPLRLMNGLYLQLHAYMLRVAIPYGTLSSAQMRQLALLAEKWDKGYGHFTTRQNIQYNWPKLSDVPDMLDALAEVNLHAIQTSGNTIRNVTADHFAGAAADEIADPRPVAELLRQWSTDHPEFQFLPRKFKIAVTGAPNDRAVIKAHDIGIEIVEKDGKQGYRVLVGGGLGRTPMIGKVLSDFVAQEDLLPFVEATVSVWNLLGRRDNKYKARIKITVHEHGIEEIQRLVTERFAETKAAFNGADLELYEEITQSFQPPAFRNAPEDDFTATYDADPVFRSWADTNLAEHKAPGYAIVQVSLKAHGQTPGDASADQMRVLADLAERFGHDELRISHEQNVILPHVHKSDLPQLHQILKAHGLATANIGKISDIIACPGMDYCALATARSIPIATQIATRFDELKTEHEIGDLKIKISGCINACGHHHVGHIGILGLDRGGVETYQITLGGDGTETAALGERTGPGFSYEEIVPAIERLVDAYVENRESADETFLQAYRRLGMAPFKEALYETDKKNAEAA, from the coding sequence ATGTACCGCTATACCGAGTTCGACACCGCCTTCATCCAGGAACGCAACCGCCAGTTCCGGGGCCAGGTCGAGCGCCGCATCGCCGGCAACCTCACCGAAGACGAATTCAAGCCGCTGCGCCTGATGAACGGTCTCTACCTGCAGCTGCACGCCTACATGCTGCGCGTGGCGATCCCCTATGGCACCTTGAGCTCGGCGCAGATGCGCCAGCTCGCGCTGCTGGCCGAGAAGTGGGACAAGGGCTACGGCCATTTCACCACCCGTCAGAACATCCAGTACAACTGGCCGAAGCTTTCGGATGTGCCGGACATGCTCGACGCGCTCGCCGAGGTGAACCTGCACGCGATCCAGACCTCGGGCAACACCATCCGCAACGTGACCGCGGACCACTTCGCCGGTGCCGCCGCCGACGAGATCGCCGACCCGCGCCCGGTGGCCGAGCTGCTGCGCCAGTGGTCGACCGACCACCCCGAGTTCCAGTTCCTGCCGCGCAAGTTCAAGATCGCCGTCACCGGCGCGCCGAACGACCGCGCGGTGATCAAGGCGCATGACATCGGCATCGAGATCGTCGAGAAAGATGGCAAGCAGGGCTACCGCGTGCTCGTCGGTGGCGGCCTCGGCCGGACCCCGATGATCGGCAAGGTGCTGTCGGACTTCGTCGCGCAGGAAGACCTGCTGCCCTTCGTCGAGGCCACCGTCTCGGTCTGGAACCTGCTCGGCCGCCGCGACAACAAATATAAGGCGCGCATCAAGATCACCGTGCATGAGCATGGCATCGAGGAAATCCAGCGCCTCGTGACCGAGCGTTTCGCCGAGACCAAGGCAGCCTTCAACGGCGCCGACCTCGAGCTCTACGAAGAGATCACGCAAAGCTTCCAGCCGCCCGCCTTCCGCAATGCGCCCGAGGACGACTTCACGGCGACCTATGACGCCGATCCGGTGTTCCGCTCTTGGGCCGACACCAACCTCGCCGAGCATAAGGCGCCGGGCTATGCCATCGTGCAGGTCTCGCTGAAGGCCCATGGCCAGACCCCGGGCGACGCCTCTGCCGATCAGATGCGCGTGCTGGCCGACCTTGCCGAGCGTTTCGGCCATGACGAGCTGCGCATTTCCCACGAGCAGAACGTGATCCTGCCGCATGTGCACAAGTCGGACCTGCCGCAGCTGCACCAGATCCTGAAGGCGCATGGGCTTGCCACCGCCAATATCGGCAAGATCAGCGATATCATCGCCTGCCCCGGCATGGACTACTGCGCGCTGGCCACGGCGCGCTCGATCCCGATCGCAACGCAGATCGCCACCCGCTTCGACGAGCTGAAGACCGAGCATGAGATCGGCGATCTGAAGATCAAGATCTCGGGCTGCATCAACGCCTGCGGCCACCACCACGTGGGCCATATCGGCATCCTCGGGCTGGATCGCGGCGGCGTCGAAACCTATCAGATCACCCTCGGCGGCGACGGCACCGAGACCGCCGCGCTCGGCGAGCGCACCGGTCCGGGCTTCTCCTATGAGGAAATCGTGCCCGCAATCGAGCGGCTGGTGGACGCCTACGTCGAGAACCGCGAGAGCGCCGACGAGACCTTCCTGCAGGCCTATCGCCGCCTCGGCATGGCGCCCTTCAAGGAAGCGCTCTACGAGACCGACAAAAAGAACGCCGAAGCGGCCTAA
- a CDS encoding phosphoadenylyl-sulfate reductase has translation MTLHLSPNTPAGGIPALPPEELAARQARVDALNARYRHHGATAVLEGALRDPEAGRIAMVSSFGAESVALLHLVAVVDRTTPVLFIDTRLLFAETLEYQLEVSERLRLSDVRVIRTDEALLQSRDPYGALRFSDQDACCALRKTFPLEQALAGFDGWITGRKRYQSKTRAGLEFFELEEETGRIKVNPMAHWAPEDIGAYMDENRLPRHPLVAQGYPSIGCAPCTSKVAPGEDPRAGRWRGEDKVECGIHFVNGEAVREGQSQ, from the coding sequence ATGACCCTTCATCTTTCCCCAAATACTCCCGCCGGAGGCATCCCGGCGCTGCCGCCCGAGGAACTGGCGGCGCGTCAGGCCCGGGTGGACGCGCTGAACGCGCGCTACCGGCACCACGGTGCGACCGCGGTGCTGGAGGGCGCTCTGCGCGATCCCGAAGCGGGGCGTATCGCCATGGTCTCGTCCTTCGGGGCGGAATCGGTGGCGCTGCTGCACCTCGTGGCGGTGGTGGACCGGACAACCCCGGTGCTCTTCATCGACACGCGGCTGCTGTTTGCCGAGACTCTGGAGTATCAGCTCGAGGTGTCCGAGCGGCTGCGACTGTCGGACGTGCGGGTGATCCGCACCGACGAGGCGCTGCTGCAGTCGCGCGATCCCTATGGCGCCCTGCGCTTCTCCGATCAGGACGCCTGCTGCGCCCTGCGCAAGACCTTCCCGCTGGAGCAGGCCCTCGCGGGCTTCGACGGCTGGATCACCGGGCGCAAGCGCTATCAGTCCAAGACCCGCGCGGGCCTCGAGTTCTTCGAGCTCGAAGAAGAGACCGGGCGGATCAAGGTGAACCCCATGGCCCATTGGGCGCCCGAGGACATCGGTGCCTATATGGACGAGAACCGCCTGCCCCGGCACCCGCTGGTGGCGCAGGGCTACCCGTCCATCGGCTGCGCGCCCTGCACCAGCAAGGTCGCCCCCGGAGAGGACCCCCGCGCCGGACGCTGGCGCGGCGAAGACAAAGTTGAATGCGGCATCCATTTCGTGAATGGCGAAGCCGTGAGAGAAGGACAGAGCCAATGA
- a CDS encoding DUF934 domain-containing protein: MTVIVTDAGFGPDSWADQDTPVVDLPSDTDPATLEVPHNAIHVRIAFPSFADGRGFTLARLLRLRGYTGTLRAAGHVISDQYAMARRSGFDEVEISDELAARQPEDEWKFRADWRKHDYQSRVRG; this comes from the coding sequence ATGACCGTCATCGTCACCGACGCGGGCTTCGGCCCGGACAGCTGGGCAGATCAGGACACTCCCGTGGTTGACCTGCCCTCGGATACCGACCCTGCGACGCTGGAAGTGCCGCATAACGCCATCCATGTGCGTATCGCCTTCCCCAGCTTTGCCGATGGCCGCGGCTTCACGCTGGCCCGCCTGCTGCGGCTGCGCGGCTACACCGGCACGCTGCGCGCCGCAGGCCATGTGATCTCGGACCAATACGCCATGGCCCGCCGTTCGGGCTTTGACGAGGTCGAGATCTCGGACGAACTGGCCGCGCGCCAGCCCGAGGACGAGTGGAAATTCCGCGCCGATTGGCGGAAACACGACTACCAGTCCCGCGTGCGCGGCTAA